In Patescibacteria group bacterium, the genomic window AATAGCACGCAGTAATGCTGGAAAAGTATGGGATGGATTTTTTGGATCTCGGTAGCTATTTACGTTTTGGGCGATTAAATTGATTTCTTTATAGCCTTTGTTTATAAGGCTCTTAACTTCTTTAATAATGTCTTTTGCCGGCCGGTAAACTTCCCGTCCGCGCGCGTAAGGCACAACGCAGTAAGAGCAGAAGTTATTACAGCCGTTCCCGATTGGAATAAAGGCGCAAACCCTAGAACTGTATTTGGGCTTAATTTTCAGGTAAGCGCAATCGAGCTGGTCTTTGGTAGCGGGGAGGATTTTTTTACCTTTAAGCCATTTCTCCAGATTATAGATTTTACTTACCGGGATAAATAAATCTACCTTTTTCTTTAAGCGTTTTATTACGTCCTGGCGCAAAGCTAAGCAGCCGGTCAAGATAATTTTTGCCTTGGGGTTATGCTCTTTAATCCTTGGGATAAGCCCGTAGATTCGGTCTTCGGCTGACTGGCGGACGGCGCAGGTGGTTAAAACAACTAAGCTGGCCTTAAATTGGTCTTTGGAATATTTAAAACCCAGATTTTCCAGGTAAGCGGCGATTCTTTCTGAATCTGATTTATTCATCTGACAGCCGATAGTGATGATATGATAAGATTTGCCTTTCATGGAAAATATTTATTATAAGCTAACTTTTAAAAACGCCCCGAGGAGGCGGGACGTTTTTACGAGAAATTTATATTTTTACTTCGACTATCGAGTTTCCTTCGCCTTTATCGCCCGGCACTTTTACGTTGACCGAACTTTTCATAATGCAGTGAGAGATAATTATACCCTTTTTGCCTCCGACTTTCATCTCCGTCCCGATTGGGGGAAGTTTAGCCGCCATTTCCTTATAGCCCGGGGCTTCGTAAGCAAGGCAGCACATTAAGCGCCCGCAGATGCCCGAGATGCGCTCTGAGCCGCGGCTATTACAGCCTTGCAGGTCGGCCATGTCAGAAGTAATCGACTCCAGGTTATGCAGGAAATTTCCGCAGCAAAGCTTTTGTCCGCAATGGCCATAATCGCCCATCATCTTTGCTTCGTCCCGGATGCCGATTTGCTGTAATCGGATTACGTAATTAAAGCGCCGGGTTAAATCTTTAACCAGTTCGCGGAAGTCAACCCGCGAATCAGCGATAAAAGCGAAAGTAATCCGCGAGCCTTCGTAGGAAAAACGGACGTCCACCAGCTTCATCGGCAAATTGTATTTTTTTATGAGCTCTTTACAGACTTCCATGGCTTCATCGCGTTTTTTTGCGCTATAAACCTGCTCAATGTCGCCTTCATTAGCTTTGCGGGTTATTGGCTTTATTTCCCTTGGGGCGTCTTGGCCGCTTGGGATTTTTTCAATATCAATCTCTTCAAAGCTAACCACCTCGCCCAGCTCCTGCCCTAAATCGGTCTTAACGATTACTTTATCGCCAGTTTTAACCGCCAGATCGCGAGGATCGAAATGGTAAGTCTTGTCCCAGGGTGAAAATTGGATTATGGCAACGCGCATAACGGCTGGCAGCCTGCCTTGCGGCAGAGAAGTTTAAGGATTAAAGGCTGTAGCGGACAAGCGATTCAATACCGGCATCACCTAAAACGTCCCGAATCTTTTTTTTGTCGTCTTTAATGAATTCCTGGTCAACGAGGCAAATCTCCTCGAAGTATTTATTCATTTTTCCCGGCAGAATTTTTTCAATCATCTGCTCCGGCTTCCCTTCTTTAATAAGCTGTTCGCGGTAAATTTCCTTTTCTTTGGCTAAATCAGCTTCCGGCACTTGCTCGCGGTTTATATATTTAGGATTGGCGGCGGCAATTTGCATTGCCATTTCATAAGCCAGATCGTCCATCTCGCGCTTATCAAGAGAAACAATCGCCCCAATCCGCCCACCGGAATGAGAATAAGCGGCAACAGTACCAGCCGATGCGATAATATTAAACCTTTTAACTCCCAGTTTTTCTCCGATTACGCCGCTTAAATTGTTAAGATTGTCCTTAACGGAATTGCCGTCGGACATTTTTATCTCCATGAGTTCGTCCAAATTCTTCGGCTCGCCGGATTTGATTAAGGAAAAGACTTCCTCGGTAAAATCCTTGAATTTTCCGCTTCTTGAAACAAAATCAGTCTCGGAGTTTATTTCCAAAATATACGCCTTGTTTTTCTCTTTATCGATATCGACTTTAACTACGCCTTCATTCGCTTCGCGGTCTTCCCGCTTTGAGGCTTTGGCAATCCCTTTCTTCCTTAAAATCTCGACGGCTTTTTCTAAATCGCCGGCGGATTCATCCAAAGCTTTTTTACAATCGACCATGCCGGCGCCGGTTTTTTCCCGCAGGCTTTTTATTTTATCCGTCATAAAAATAGATTAATATTAATTGTAAAGCTTACGCGTTTTTAGTTCGAAGTTATCTGGCTTGCAGAACTTTATTCTCGTTCTTTTTCGCGTCTTCGATTTTTTTGTTTTCTTTTCCCTCTAAAATAGCTTCCTTTACTCCGGCGAGAAGTAATTTAACGGTTTTTGTCGCGTCATCATTGGCAGGAATAATATATTCCACCCCTACCGGATTTGTATTGGTGTCGCAGACGGCGACTACCGGCAAGCCTCTTTTATTAGCTTCTTTTAAAGCGGTTTGGTCGTTTTTCGGATCCCAGATGAAAATAATGTCCGGAACGCGGTCTAAGCTGGCGAGGCCTCCGACTTTTGATTCCAGTCGGGCAATTTCGCGGTCAATTTCCAGACGTTCTTTTTTGGTGTATTTTTCCAATTTTCCAGTCTGCCGTTTTTCGACCAGATCATTATATTTTTTGATTGACTTTCGGACGACCGTAAAGTTAGTTAAGAGCCCGCCCAGCCAGCTTTCAGTCGAATAAAGCGATCCGGTTTCAACGGCCATTTTTTTCATCTGGTCTTTTACCTGCTGTTTGGTTCCGACGAATAGGATGTTTTTTCCCTGGGCGACCTGATTTTTTATGTATTCTAAAGCCGCTTCCAGCTTCTTTTGGCTTTTTTCCAGGTCGATAATATGTACGCCGTTTCGCGACGTAAAAATGAAAGGCGCCATTTTCGGGTGCCACCTCGAAGTCCGGTGCCCAAAGTGCATGCCGGCCTTTAACATCTCTTCAATTGAAGGAATTTTAACCATAGATTTCCTTTTGATCTTCTGCCCTGAATTATCCGCCTCATCGGCGGACAAAGGAAATGAGCCAGGGCATGAAAGATTTTAAAAATAAAATTGCTAAATTATTCAACGGATAAATGGCGGTAGCCGCAATTTATCAATAAAACAATCTGGCAATGTAATAACAATATAACAATATTCAACCGCTGTCAACCTTGAAATCCGGCTGTTAACATGTTATAAATAAATAGTCTAGATTGAGCTAAAATATAATGAAAATAGTTAAACACCCCAATAAAATATTAAGCGCTAAGGCAAAAACCATCAGCCAGGAAGTTATAAAAACGCCTGTTTTCCGCCAGCTGGTTTTGGATATGGCCGAGATGATGCTTAAGTCCGACGGCGCCGGTTTGGCTGCCCCGCAGATCGGCAAGAGCCTCCAGCTCGCGGTTATTAACACTAAAGAAGGGGTTTTGGCGCTGGTTAACCCGAAGATTACCAAAAAATCCTTAACCCGCGAGTGGGGTGAAGAAGGCTGCCTCTCGGTTCCCGGTTATTTCGGCGAAGTAAAGCGCTATAAAAAAGTAACTTGCGAGTATTTTAACGCCCAGGGCGAAAAGAAAAAAATTAAGGCCGAGGGCCTTTTAGCCCGGGTAATACAGCACGAGCTTGACCATCTAAACGGCATCTTATTTATCGCCAAAGCCAGAAACATTAAAAAAATCGATCAGGCGAAGAGATAAAAAATCAAGTTAGGATTTTTTGGCCTGGGAATTTTTTTTATAGAAGAAAAGAATAATTAGCCCAAGAGCCAGCAAGGTAAAGATTCCGATTGACAGCTCTTTATAGTAGGCTAGAAGCAAATCCTGGTTTTGCCCGAAAAAATAACCCAGGGCTGATAACAGGCTGACCCAGATAATCGAGCCTAGAGAAGTGTAAAAAATAAAATTGGAAAATTTCATGCCGAAAATTCCGGCCGGAATCGAGATTAAATGCCGGACGCCGGGTATAAGCCGGCCGGCAAAAGTACTCATGTTGGCGCTTTTTAAAAAAAACTTTTCCGCGTCCTCCATTTTTTTCCGGTTAATAAAAACATACCGGGCGTAGCGATGGTCAGCCATCCGGTAGACGATGGCCCGGCCGATTACCCTGGATATGAAATAATTAATGGAAGCGCCGATTACACTGCCGAGCGTCCCTGATAAGATTACGCCGAATAAGTTTAATTGCCCTTGGGCGGCCAAGTAAGCATAAGGCGGGATTACAATTTCCGAAGGCAAAGGAAAGAAAGTGCTTTCTACCGTCATTAAAAAAACAATTCCGCCGTAGCTGAAATTTTGCGCTATAGAAACAAGGCTTGAAATGATTAAATTGATTATTTCCATAAAAGTTAAAACCAGCGCAGGAGCGGCATACTCCGGCCAGAGATAATATAATAATAACATAAATATGGCAAGAGGACTAATAAAAACCGTATTTGCCGGCACGCCCGATTTTGCCGCCCCTTTTTTAAAAGCTTTATTTCAGGCTGATAATTTTGAAGTTGCGGC contains:
- the ricT gene encoding regulatory iron-sulfur-containing complex subunit RicT, which gives rise to MRVAIIQFSPWDKTYHFDPRDLAVKTGDKVIVKTDLGQELGEVVSFEEIDIEKIPSGQDAPREIKPITRKANEGDIEQVYSAKKRDEAMEVCKELIKKYNLPMKLVDVRFSYEGSRITFAFIADSRVDFRELVKDLTRRFNYVIRLQQIGIRDEAKMMGDYGHCGQKLCCGNFLHNLESITSDMADLQGCNSRGSERISGICGRLMCCLAYEAPGYKEMAAKLPPIGTEMKVGGKKGIIISHCIMKSSVNVKVPGDKGEGNSIVEVKI
- the tsf gene encoding translation elongation factor Ts; the encoded protein is MTDKIKSLREKTGAGMVDCKKALDESAGDLEKAVEILRKKGIAKASKREDREANEGVVKVDIDKEKNKAYILEINSETDFVSRSGKFKDFTEEVFSLIKSGEPKNLDELMEIKMSDGNSVKDNLNNLSGVIGEKLGVKRFNIIASAGTVAAYSHSGGRIGAIVSLDKREMDDLAYEMAMQIAAANPKYINREQVPEADLAKEKEIYREQLIKEGKPEQMIEKILPGKMNKYFEEICLVDQEFIKDDKKKIRDVLGDAGIESLVRYSL
- the rpsB gene encoding 30S ribosomal protein S2, with product MVKIPSIEEMLKAGMHFGHRTSRWHPKMAPFIFTSRNGVHIIDLEKSQKKLEAALEYIKNQVAQGKNILFVGTKQQVKDQMKKMAVETGSLYSTESWLGGLLTNFTVVRKSIKKYNDLVEKRQTGKLEKYTKKERLEIDREIARLESKVGGLASLDRVPDIIFIWDPKNDQTALKEANKRGLPVVAVCDTNTNPVGVEYIIPANDDATKTVKLLLAGVKEAILEGKENKKIEDAKKNENKVLQAR
- the def gene encoding peptide deformylase; amino-acid sequence: MKIVKHPNKILSAKAKTISQEVIKTPVFRQLVLDMAEMMLKSDGAGLAAPQIGKSLQLAVINTKEGVLALVNPKITKKSLTREWGEEGCLSVPGYFGEVKRYKKVTCEYFNAQGEKKKIKAEGLLARVIQHELDHLNGILFIAKARNIKKIDQAKR
- a CDS encoding DedA family protein; protein product: MLLLYYLWPEYAAPALVLTFMEIINLIISSLVSIAQNFSYGGIVFLMTVESTFFPLPSEIVIPPYAYLAAQGQLNLFGVILSGTLGSVIGASINYFISRVIGRAIVYRMADHRYARYVFINRKKMEDAEKFFLKSANMSTFAGRLIPGVRHLISIPAGIFGMKFSNFIFYTSLGSIIWVSLLSALGYFFGQNQDLLLAYYKELSIGIFTLLALGLIILFFYKKNSQAKKS